The following coding sequences are from one Nilaparvata lugens isolate BPH chromosome 4, ASM1435652v1, whole genome shotgun sequence window:
- the LOC111057869 gene encoding uncharacterized protein LOC111057869 — MTKDELDFIISEKQIWRCPPCAASRRSSMQAVSDAEKGKASISQVIFMLEVAKNDRKRMEKEMNTSFEFLHNLVKEQKETLDKQAMKMSEYIAVIEELKQEKVNLSKKVKDLELKLDESEQYSRSNNIEIHGVPEQGNEDLYETVAGVSAALGHKVSREAIDVCHRLGKRSDNAGPAIIIARFVRREDKLKILEKRRVKRDFSTNDIGLSCATVPVYINENLCYGRRKVFAAARLAKKEKNYAYLWIRNGKILMQKESSSPVREILSMEDVVKL; from the coding sequence ATGACCAAAGACGAACTGGATTTTATTATAAGTGAAAAACAAATTTGGCGTTGCCCACCGTGTGCTGCATCAAGAAGATCAAGTATGCAGGCTGTGAGTGATGCTGAAAAAGGTAAGGCCAGTATCTCACAGGTTATATTCATGTTAGAGGTAGCAAAGAATGATCGTAAACGTATGGAGAAGGAAATGAACACTTCGTTTGAATTTTTACATAATCTGGTTAAGGAACAAAAAGAAACGTTGGATAAACAGGCTATGAAAATGAGTGAATATATTGCAGTTATTGAAGAACTCAAACAGGAAAAAGTTAATTTGTCAAAGAAGGTGAAAGATTTGGAACTTAAGCTGGACGAGAGCGAGCAATACTCTAGATCTAATAACATAGAGATTCATGGTGTTCCGGAACAAGGAAACGAAGATTTGTATGAGACAGTCGCGGGTGTTTCGGCAGCTCTAGGTCACAAAGTGAGTAGGGAAGCCATAGACGTGTGTCATCGGCTGGGTAAGAGGAGTGATAACGCTGGTCCAGCAATAATAATTGCGCGATTCGTGAGGCGAGAagataaactgaaaatattggaaaaaaggaGAGTCAAACGTGATTTCAGTACTAATGACATTGGTCTCTCTTGTGCTACTGTTCCTGTTTACATCAATGAAAACCTCTGCTATGGACGCCGAAAAGTTTTTGCAGCTGCCCGACTAGcgaagaaagaaaagaactaTGCGTACTTATGGATACGTAACGGGAAAATCCTAATGCAGAAGGAGTCATCATCCCCTGTACGTGAAATTCTATCTATGGAAGACGTTGTCAAACTGTGA